One Panicum virgatum strain AP13 chromosome 9K, P.virgatum_v5, whole genome shotgun sequence genomic region harbors:
- the LOC120649477 gene encoding uncharacterized protein LOC120649477 — MRLSHCESHCAGPFRFISCLPKSKDASRDAAFAPAPRSAAVAEEAPPPVQKIEAPVPGKEDDEEEAQKHEDGEKAAPPPKKSCLKKANCGDDKCAAKCNVQWLDLLGEDLTEVKEYEPSERGDLLDDGDGISTCVCVIQ, encoded by the exons ATGAGGCTCTCCCATTGTGAGAGCCACTGCGCCGGCCCCTTCCGCTTCATCTCCTGCCTCCCCAAATCCAAAGATGCGAGCCGCGACGCTGCCtttgcgccggcgccgcgctcgGCCGCCGTGGCCGAGGAGGCGCCGCCTCCGGTTCAGAAGATAGAGGCGCCGGTACCCGGAAAGGAAGACGACGAAGAGGAGGCTCAGAAGCACGAGGATGGTGAgaaggcagcgccgccgccgaagaaGAGTTGCCTGAAGAAGGCCAACTGCGGCGATGATAAGTGTGCCGCCAAATGCAATGTGCAGTGGCTGGATTTGCTCGGAGAGGATCTGACAGAGGTTAAGGAATACGAGCCAAG CGAACGTGGAGACTTGCTTGACGACGGAGACGGCATCTCGACATGTGTTTGCGTTATCCAATGA